Proteins from a genomic interval of Pradoshia eiseniae:
- the sigE gene encoding RNA polymerase sporulation sigma factor SigE — MKNIRFKISYYWTKILVKLRIKSKEVYYIGGSEALPPPLSKEEEEILIHKLPKGDETARAILIERNLRLVVYIARKFENTGINIEDLISIGTIGLIKAVNTFNPEKKIKLATYASRCIENEILMYLRRNSKTRSEVSFDEPLNIDWDGNELLLSDVLGTDDDIITKNLESTIDKKLLLKALDQLNDREKQIMELRFGLVGGEEKTQKDVADLLGISQSYISRLEKRIIKRLRKEFNKMV, encoded by the coding sequence ATGAAAAATATCCGATTTAAGATCTCATACTATTGGACAAAAATCTTAGTTAAGTTAAGAATCAAATCAAAAGAAGTCTATTATATAGGGGGAAGTGAAGCCCTACCGCCGCCGTTAAGCAAGGAAGAAGAAGAGATTCTCATTCATAAGCTCCCAAAAGGGGATGAAACGGCGAGAGCCATCCTGATAGAACGCAATCTCAGACTCGTCGTCTACATAGCGAGGAAATTTGAGAATACAGGCATAAATATTGAGGATCTTATCAGCATTGGCACCATTGGATTAATCAAAGCGGTAAATACATTTAATCCGGAAAAGAAGATAAAATTGGCTACCTATGCATCTCGCTGCATTGAGAATGAAATCTTGATGTATTTGCGGCGCAACAGCAAAACACGTTCGGAAGTTTCTTTTGATGAACCGTTAAACATTGATTGGGACGGAAATGAATTGCTGCTTTCTGATGTGCTTGGAACAGATGATGATATCATTACGAAAAATTTGGAATCTACCATTGATAAGAAACTTCTTTTGAAAGCGCTTGATCAGTTAAATGACCGTGAGAAACAAATCATGGAGCTCCGGTTTGGCCTCGTCGGCGGAGAAGAAAAGACGCAAAAGGATGTTGCTGACTTGCTAGGGATTTCGCAATCTTATATTTCAAGATTGGAAAAGAGAATTATTAAACGGTTACGCAAGGAGTTTAATAAAATGGTTTAA
- a CDS encoding cell division protein SepF translates to MSIVSKVKTFFALDDEEYEYEENYVQEEATPMKTNKSADQANKQQNVVSLQSVQKSSKLVLLEPRAYADAQEIADHLKNRRGVVVNLQRISPDQARRIVDFLSGTVYAIAGDIQRIGSNIFLCTPENVDVSGSISGYAQEDELEDVRW, encoded by the coding sequence ATGTCAATCGTATCTAAAGTGAAAACTTTCTTTGCTCTTGACGATGAAGAATATGAATATGAAGAAAATTATGTTCAAGAGGAAGCAACTCCTATGAAAACAAATAAATCAGCCGACCAAGCAAATAAACAGCAAAATGTAGTGAGTTTGCAAAGCGTCCAGAAATCATCGAAATTAGTATTGCTAGAGCCAAGAGCTTATGCGGATGCTCAGGAGATAGCTGATCATCTCAAAAATCGCCGCGGTGTCGTGGTGAATCTTCAAAGGATTTCACCAGATCAGGCTCGCCGTATCGTGGATTTCCTGAGCGGTACAGTGTATGCGATTGCTGGTGATATTCAGCGAATTGGTTCGAATATCTTTTTATGCACTCCTGAAAATGTTGATGTTTCTGGTTCGATTTCTGGTTATGCGCAAGAGGACGAGCTGGAGGATGTAAGGTGGTAG
- the ftsA gene encoding cell division protein FtsA — MHNNEYYVSLDIGTSTVKVIIGEMENNSLNIIGVGNVASEGLKKGQIVDIDETVKSIRKAVEQAERMVGMKIQRVIVGISANHVRLQPCHGVVAVSNENREITEADKLRVKDQAELVTIPSDREIIDCIPVSYKVDEIEDISDPKGMTGVRLEMKGVLITGLRTILHNTLRAVERAGLEITDIALQPMAAGSLVLSKDERNLGIALVDIGGGSTSVAVFEDGELKGASVIPLGGDAITKDISIVLKTPTEESEKIKIRYGHAFIDDDAEEEMFTIPVIGTDKMQKCNQFVISDIMEARLSEIFEMVEDEIARMGVKELLGGYVLTGGVVKTPGILDLAQHVFQNRVRGAEPNYIGVREPQYTTSVGLITYACRKARSQGLQLGAHTVAAASEPVEKRPSQKSPQKEKAPKNPEDKMSNKMKKFFGVFFE, encoded by the coding sequence GTGCACAACAATGAATATTATGTTAGCTTGGACATCGGTACATCCACTGTGAAAGTGATTATAGGAGAGATGGAAAACAACTCCTTAAACATTATCGGCGTGGGAAATGTTGCATCTGAAGGCTTGAAAAAAGGACAAATCGTTGACATAGATGAAACTGTCAAGTCGATTAGAAAAGCGGTAGAGCAGGCTGAAAGAATGGTAGGAATGAAAATACAGCGCGTAATCGTAGGCATAAGCGCCAACCATGTACGTTTACAGCCGTGCCACGGTGTCGTTGCGGTATCAAATGAAAACAGGGAAATCACAGAGGCGGACAAGCTGCGTGTGAAGGATCAGGCTGAACTCGTGACTATCCCATCCGACAGAGAGATTATTGATTGTATTCCAGTGAGCTATAAAGTAGATGAAATAGAAGACATAAGCGATCCAAAAGGTATGACCGGTGTTCGACTAGAAATGAAGGGTGTTCTGATTACCGGCCTAAGAACCATTTTACATAATACTTTGCGCGCGGTAGAACGGGCAGGTTTAGAGATAACTGATATTGCTTTGCAGCCTATGGCGGCGGGATCACTCGTATTATCCAAGGATGAAAGAAATTTGGGAATTGCCCTTGTGGATATAGGCGGAGGATCAACTTCAGTTGCTGTGTTTGAGGATGGAGAACTGAAGGGAGCTTCCGTTATTCCGCTTGGAGGCGATGCGATTACGAAGGATATCAGCATCGTTTTAAAGACACCTACTGAGGAATCAGAGAAAATCAAAATTCGATATGGACATGCGTTCATTGACGATGATGCCGAGGAAGAGATGTTTACGATTCCTGTTATCGGCACTGACAAAATGCAGAAGTGTAATCAATTCGTCATTTCTGATATTATGGAGGCAAGACTCAGCGAAATCTTTGAAATGGTAGAAGATGAGATTGCCAGAATGGGTGTTAAAGAGCTCTTAGGCGGCTATGTTTTGACTGGCGGTGTCGTCAAAACGCCAGGTATACTTGATTTGGCACAGCATGTTTTCCAAAATCGTGTCAGAGGGGCAGAACCTAATTATATCGGGGTAAGAGAGCCGCAATATACAACTTCTGTTGGGCTTATTACATATGCTTGCAGAAAAGCAAGATCTCAAGGTCTTCAATTAGGAGCGCACACGGTTGCTGCTGCTAGTGAGCCGGTGGAAAAAAGACCATCTCAAAAATCACCACAAAAAGAAAAAGCACCGAAAAATCCGGAAGATAAAATGAGCAACAAGATGAAAAAATTCTTCGGAGTGTTTTTTGAATAG
- the pgeF gene encoding peptidoglycan editing factor PgeF produces MESFVRTSESILSIRPWTDKYPNLAAGFTTKDGGISRGYFHSMNPAFHVNDLADDVVSNRKILAERIHVPAEKWVGAEQTHETNIVKITASEAGLGALDYATALKQTDGMYTKENGILLTLLFADCVPVFFFAPKHHLVGAAHAGWKGTVGGISKAMVEKWTRVEGIPAEDIYVAIGPSICPKCYMVDKKIIDLLKVILEEETKTAYNQITESQFSLDLKKANALILHKSGILNENIITSELCTSCDETLFFSHRRDSGKTGRMMGFIGFKEE; encoded by the coding sequence GTGGAATCGTTTGTACGAACATCTGAATCAATTTTATCCATAAGACCATGGACGGATAAGTACCCCAATCTGGCTGCAGGCTTTACGACAAAGGATGGCGGTATAAGCAGGGGTTATTTTCATTCGATGAATCCAGCCTTTCATGTGAATGATTTGGCTGATGATGTTGTCAGCAACAGGAAAATATTGGCCGAGAGAATTCATGTGCCGGCTGAGAAATGGGTCGGGGCCGAGCAAACCCATGAAACGAATATCGTGAAGATAACGGCTTCAGAAGCAGGATTAGGTGCCTTGGATTATGCCACTGCCTTAAAACAGACAGATGGAATGTATACGAAGGAAAACGGCATATTATTGACGCTCTTGTTTGCTGATTGCGTTCCTGTGTTCTTTTTTGCCCCAAAGCATCATCTGGTTGGCGCCGCCCATGCTGGGTGGAAGGGAACAGTTGGAGGAATCTCAAAAGCGATGGTCGAAAAATGGACAAGGGTGGAAGGGATTCCTGCTGAGGATATTTATGTAGCAATTGGTCCATCTATTTGTCCCAAATGCTACATGGTCGACAAAAAAATTATTGACTTGTTAAAGGTAATACTAGAAGAAGAGACAAAAACCGCTTATAATCAAATTACAGAATCACAATTTTCGCTTGATTTAAAGAAGGCAAATGCGTTAATTCTTCATAAATCCGGTATCTTGAATGAGAACATCATCACATCTGAGTTGTGTACAAGCTGCGACGAAACGCTCTTTTTCTCCCATCGGAGAGATTCAGGGAAAACAGGGCGAATGATGGGCTTTATTGGCTTTAAGGAGGAATAA
- the sigG gene encoding RNA polymerase sporulation sigma factor SigG yields MTRNKVEICGVDTSKLPVLKNEEMRELFKQMQAGERSAREKLVNGNLRLVLSVIQRFNNRGEFVDDLFQVGCIGLMKSIDNFDLSQNVKFSTYAVPMIIGEIRRYLRDNNPIRVSRSLRDIAYKALQVRERLTSETSREPTSEEIAKELNVTYEEIVFALDAIQDPVSLFEPIYNDGGDPIYVMDQLSDEKSKDSTWINEIALKDGMRRLNEREKMILKKRFFQGKTQMEVAEEIGISQAQVSRLEKAAIRQMNKNI; encoded by the coding sequence TTGACTCGAAACAAAGTAGAGATATGTGGTGTGGATACATCCAAATTACCAGTATTAAAAAATGAAGAAATGCGGGAATTGTTTAAACAGATGCAGGCGGGTGAGAGAAGCGCAAGGGAAAAGCTCGTCAATGGGAACCTGAGACTTGTTTTAAGCGTCATTCAGCGTTTCAATAACCGCGGCGAATTCGTCGATGACCTTTTTCAGGTCGGATGCATCGGGCTGATGAAGTCTATTGATAACTTCGATTTAAGCCAGAATGTTAAATTCTCAACCTATGCTGTACCAATGATTATTGGGGAGATTCGCCGCTATTTGCGGGATAATAACCCCATCAGGGTTTCAAGGTCGCTTAGGGACATTGCCTATAAGGCTCTCCAGGTCAGGGAACGGCTGACAAGTGAAACATCAAGAGAACCTACGTCAGAGGAAATCGCAAAAGAGCTTAATGTAACGTATGAGGAAATTGTGTTTGCATTGGATGCCATTCAAGATCCTGTATCCTTGTTTGAACCCATCTACAATGATGGAGGAGATCCTATTTATGTCATGGATCAGCTGAGTGATGAGAAAAGCAAGGATAGCACATGGATTAATGAAATTGCGCTTAAGGATGGTATGAGACGTCTAAATGAGCGAGAAAAAATGATACTGAAAAAGCGTTTCTTCCAAGGGAAAACCCAGATGGAAGTAGCAGAGGAAATTGGGATATCCCAAGCACAGGTTTCCAGGCTCGAAAAAGCAGCCATACGTCAAATGAACAAAAATATATAA
- a CDS encoding YlmC/YmxH family sporulation protein produces MIKISEFQVKDIVNTLDGKRLGNVGDIDINLHTGRIDSITVGTGRMLSFLNKEEEIVIPWNKIKMIGEDVILVEYRL; encoded by the coding sequence ATGATTAAAATTTCGGAATTCCAGGTAAAAGACATCGTTAATACACTTGATGGAAAGCGGCTTGGTAATGTGGGAGATATTGATATTAATTTGCATACAGGAAGAATTGACAGTATAACGGTCGGAACAGGAAGAATGCTTTCTTTCTTGAACAAAGAAGAGGAAATTGTCATCCCTTGGAATAAGATTAAGATGATTGGCGAAGATGTCATTTTGGTAGAATATCGCCTATAG
- a CDS encoding YggS family pyridoxal phosphate-dependent enzyme has protein sequence MDVASNLHNIETRINEAAERAGRNPGDIKIIAVTKYVTAARAKEAYEAGIRNLGENRSEGILAKREFFDEQPIWHFIGSLQTRKVKSIIDKVNIIHSLDRISLAEEIQKRAENPVECLVQVNVSGEDTKHGITPQETIEFVKQLANFDKIRIIGLMTMAPLTDNHDVIRQCFKDLKNLQVQIQNLLLPYAPCRELSMGMSNDFEIAVEEGSTMVRIGTALVGNE, from the coding sequence ATGGATGTTGCCAGCAATCTACATAATATTGAAACGCGCATCAATGAGGCAGCGGAGCGAGCGGGACGAAATCCTGGTGACATTAAGATCATCGCGGTTACGAAATACGTTACAGCCGCACGTGCCAAAGAAGCGTATGAAGCGGGAATCCGGAACCTCGGAGAAAACCGTTCAGAGGGTATACTCGCTAAGCGTGAGTTCTTTGATGAACAGCCGATATGGCATTTCATCGGTTCACTGCAAACAAGAAAGGTCAAGAGCATCATTGATAAAGTAAATATTATTCATTCACTTGACCGCATCTCGCTGGCGGAAGAGATCCAGAAAAGGGCAGAAAATCCTGTCGAATGCCTTGTTCAGGTCAATGTCAGCGGAGAAGATACTAAACATGGTATAACCCCTCAAGAAACAATAGAATTTGTTAAACAACTTGCAAACTTTGATAAAATAAGGATCATTGGTTTGATGACAATGGCACCATTAACCGATAATCATGATGTAATTCGTCAATGTTTCAAAGATTTGAAGAACTTGCAAGTTCAAATACAGAACTTATTGTTGCCGTATGCCCCTTGCCGCGAATTATCAATGGGAATGTCAAATGATTTTGAGATTGCTGTTGAAGAAGGTTCAACAATGGTCAGAATTGGAACTGCCCTGGTAGGGAATGAATAA
- the spoIIGA gene encoding sigma-E processing peptidase SpoIIGA codes for MEIYIDAIWFLNVVFDSLLLVWSALLLKEKVNWIRMLGGGLVGSLIIWLYITPYAFLADQIWLKGCFSLLMVLVAFGFKAPGIFLKRLLTLYAITFMSGGILLGCYYFFNFKAAGYLNGFASGSGSFGDPISWIFVMIGFPLAWHFTKKHIQVLELANWSDKQSVDLRIVLNGLEIEAKGLVDTGNQLMDPLTGCPVCIISIHGKEKILPKEVVTMIEKGVENMSHEGGGLPDAWQGKMRIIPCRVVGEDNQLLIGFKPDALYIEVLGEYKETSKCVISFTKQQLSSDGNFDAIIHPKLVPAASTVHAS; via the coding sequence ATGGAAATATACATTGATGCGATTTGGTTCCTGAATGTTGTATTTGATTCTCTGCTATTGGTTTGGTCGGCGCTGCTGCTGAAGGAAAAGGTCAACTGGATCAGAATGTTAGGAGGTGGCCTGGTAGGCTCATTAATCATTTGGCTGTATATTACGCCTTATGCATTTTTAGCTGATCAAATATGGCTGAAGGGTTGCTTTTCCTTATTAATGGTGCTCGTTGCCTTCGGCTTCAAGGCCCCCGGTATATTTTTGAAACGCCTGCTAACCTTGTATGCAATCACCTTTATGTCTGGCGGCATTCTGCTCGGCTGCTATTATTTTTTTAATTTTAAAGCAGCAGGCTATCTTAATGGTTTTGCTAGCGGCTCTGGAAGCTTCGGTGACCCGATAAGCTGGATATTTGTCATGATTGGATTTCCGCTTGCCTGGCATTTTACGAAGAAGCATATACAGGTCCTCGAGCTAGCCAATTGGAGTGATAAGCAATCAGTCGATTTGCGCATTGTATTGAATGGACTGGAAATTGAGGCGAAAGGACTGGTGGATACAGGGAATCAGCTAATGGATCCTTTGACGGGGTGCCCTGTTTGCATTATCTCGATTCATGGGAAAGAGAAAATTCTTCCAAAAGAAGTTGTGACGATGATTGAGAAGGGTGTAGAGAATATGAGCCATGAGGGTGGAGGTCTGCCTGATGCATGGCAAGGGAAGATGAGGATTATTCCTTGCCGGGTTGTAGGTGAGGATAACCAGCTTTTAATAGGGTTTAAGCCAGATGCACTTTATATTGAAGTCTTAGGAGAATACAAGGAAACATCCAAATGTGTGATTTCTTTTACAAAGCAGCAATTATCATCTGATGGAAATTTTGACGCCATCATTCATCCGAAGCTAGTGCCGGCAGCAAGTACGGTCCATGCCTCATAA
- a CDS encoding YggT family protein has product MDFILRIAGTLVELYSWALIIYILMSWFPGARESSIGSVLARICEPFLEPFRRIIPPLGMIDISPLVAILVLNMAARGIIALQYYF; this is encoded by the coding sequence ATGGATTTTATTCTTAGAATTGCAGGCACATTGGTTGAATTATACAGTTGGGCGTTGATTATCTATATTTTAATGTCCTGGTTCCCAGGTGCGCGTGAATCGAGCATTGGTTCAGTGCTCGCCCGTATATGTGAACCATTTCTAGAGCCGTTTAGAAGGATTATTCCGCCGCTTGGCATGATTGATATTTCCCCGTTGGTGGCTATTCTTGTTTTGAATATGGCAGCACGCGGGATTATTGCATTGCAATATTATTTCTAG
- the ftsZ gene encoding cell division protein FtsZ: MLEFDTNIDSLATIKVIGVGGGGNNAVNRMIEHGLQGVEFIAVNTDAQALNLSKAEVKMQIGGKLTRGLGAGANPEVGKKAAEESKEQIEQALEGADMVFVTAGMGGGTGTGAAPVVAQIARELGALTVGVVTRPFTFEGRKRSTQAQGGIASMKESVDTLIVIPNDRLLEIVDKSTPMLEAFREADNVLRQGVQGISDLIAVPGLINLDFADVKTIMSNKGSALMGIGVASGESRAAEAAKKAISSPLLETSIDGAQGVLMNITGGTNLSLFEVQEAADIVASASDQEVNMIFGSVINENLKDEIVVTVIATGFSEVEQARPASRPNFGQTRPQANPNPVKREAPKREERETYSQEPSRSSQSGSQNNQDEALDIPTFLRNRNRRR, encoded by the coding sequence ATGCTAGAATTTGATACAAATATTGATTCGTTAGCAACAATAAAAGTAATCGGAGTAGGCGGCGGAGGAAACAATGCCGTTAACCGAATGATTGAACATGGTTTGCAAGGCGTTGAGTTCATTGCTGTGAATACGGATGCCCAAGCACTTAACCTGTCCAAAGCAGAAGTGAAAATGCAAATTGGCGGCAAGCTGACTCGCGGACTTGGAGCAGGTGCAAACCCTGAGGTTGGTAAAAAAGCTGCTGAAGAAAGCAAAGAACAAATTGAACAAGCTCTTGAAGGAGCAGACATGGTATTCGTTACTGCCGGTATGGGAGGCGGTACAGGAACTGGAGCGGCACCGGTTGTTGCCCAAATTGCCCGTGAACTCGGTGCCCTTACCGTTGGTGTCGTAACAAGACCGTTTACCTTTGAAGGCCGCAAGCGTTCTACTCAGGCTCAGGGCGGAATAGCTTCCATGAAAGAATCGGTTGATACATTGATTGTCATTCCTAACGACCGACTTTTAGAAATCGTTGATAAAAGTACGCCGATGCTTGAAGCTTTCCGTGAAGCGGATAATGTCTTAAGACAAGGTGTACAAGGTATCTCTGACTTGATTGCTGTACCTGGTCTCATTAACCTTGACTTTGCCGATGTGAAGACAATCATGTCCAATAAAGGATCAGCCTTAATGGGTATTGGTGTGGCATCTGGCGAAAGCCGCGCTGCTGAAGCAGCCAAAAAGGCTATCTCTAGTCCGCTTCTAGAAACATCTATTGATGGTGCACAGGGTGTCTTGATGAATATTACAGGCGGAACAAACTTAAGCTTGTTTGAGGTACAGGAAGCAGCTGATATTGTCGCATCTGCCTCTGATCAAGAAGTGAATATGATCTTTGGTTCTGTCATCAATGAGAACCTGAAGGATGAAATTGTCGTAACGGTCATTGCAACTGGCTTCAGTGAAGTTGAACAGGCTCGACCGGCATCCAGACCAAACTTTGGCCAAACAAGACCTCAAGCTAACCCCAATCCTGTGAAAAGAGAAGCACCGAAACGAGAAGAGAGAGAAACCTATTCTCAAGAACCTAGTAGAAGCAGCCAAAGTGGCAGCCAAAATAATCAAGATGAGGCGCTTGATATTCCGACATTCTTAAGAAACCGGAACCGTCGCCGATAA